The following proteins are co-located in the Clostridiales bacterium genome:
- a CDS encoding O-acetylhomoserine aminocarboxypropyltransferase/cysteine synthase: MTDKTRALGFDTRKVRAGYRSEDHNYAVAVPIYQTASYDLGSVERGRRLFQLEEVGSIYTRIGSPTAAILEERVAQLDGGTAAIALASGMAAISYTLLQLTEGGGRVLSLPNLYGGTIDSFLRVFPSLGVKIDYPEDIHDPISYEAAITPDTKLIFIESISNPNAELFDIEGIAEVAHKHGIPLVVDNTFATPYLFNPFDYGADLVIYSATKALNGHGNTIAGVIVENSKFNWGSGKYPQFEEKLHVLRTVSGEARSFIEAAPGAVFTTRIRLNYLNHLGAALSPFDAFLILQGIETLSERVAKQVSSAKKLITYLETKKEVLWVKHPEAKDSPYKELAARYFPKGTGSIFTFGYGKTKEQRDQFIDALELFSFHANVGDARSILINSPETTHGELNEKQQALADISTDTLRISVGLEDPEDLIADLERAFQIAAEE, from the coding sequence ATGACAGACAAAACAAGAGCACTTGGGTTTGACACCCGTAAGGTCCGTGCCGGATATCGTTCTGAGGATCACAACTATGCGGTAGCCGTTCCAATCTACCAGACTGCATCCTACGATCTGGGTTCAGTGGAGCGGGGGCGAAGATTATTTCAGTTGGAAGAGGTGGGAAGTATCTATACGAGAATCGGATCACCGACAGCAGCAATTTTAGAAGAACGGGTCGCACAGCTGGATGGAGGAACTGCGGCCATCGCACTGGCTTCCGGCATGGCAGCAATCTCTTACACCCTTTTGCAGCTTACGGAAGGCGGCGGAAGAGTGCTGTCTTTGCCTAATCTTTACGGAGGAACCATTGACAGCTTTCTAAGAGTATTTCCTTCTCTGGGGGTCAAAATCGACTACCCGGAAGACATCCACGATCCAATATCTTATGAGGCTGCCATCACCCCGGATACGAAACTGATCTTTATTGAAAGCATATCCAATCCAAATGCGGAACTCTTTGATATCGAAGGAATTGCGGAGGTTGCCCATAAGCACGGAATCCCTCTTGTCGTCGATAACACCTTTGCAACGCCATACCTGTTCAACCCCTTCGATTACGGAGCGGATCTTGTGATCTACTCTGCAACAAAGGCGCTGAACGGACACGGCAACACCATTGCAGGGGTTATCGTGGAAAATAGTAAATTCAACTGGGGAAGCGGCAAATATCCGCAATTTGAAGAAAAGCTTCACGTGCTCAGAACCGTGAGCGGGGAAGCTCGCTCCTTCATAGAGGCTGCGCCCGGTGCGGTATTCACCACGAGAATTCGTTTAAATTACCTGAATCACCTTGGGGCAGCGTTAAGTCCATTTGATGCATTTCTCATTTTGCAGGGAATTGAAACCTTGTCTGAGAGGGTTGCGAAACAGGTGAGCAGTGCAAAAAAACTCATTACATACCTTGAGACAAAAAAGGAGGTTCTTTGGGTGAAGCATCCTGAGGCGAAAGACAGCCCTTACAAAGAATTGGCTGCCCGTTATTTTCCAAAAGGAACGGGCTCTATCTTTACCTTTGGTTATGGAAAAACAAAGGAACAGAGAGATCAATTTATCGACGCTTTGGAGCTGTTTTCCTTCCATGCCAACGTGGGAGATGCGAGGTCCATCCTGATTAACTCACCGGAAACAACCCATGGGGAGCTGAATGAGAAGCAGCAGGCCTTGGCGGATATTTCAACCGATACACTGCGAATTTCTGTGGGCCTTGAAGACCCTGAGGACTTAATCGCTGATCTGGAAAGAGCTTTTCAAATCGCGGCAGAAGAATAA
- a CDS encoding DUF2292 domain-containing protein yields MEEKKPVKKAISEENLRRLFAYIDSIQFGTVTLIIQNGEVVQIEKMEKFKLR; encoded by the coding sequence ATGGAAGAAAAAAAACCAGTTAAAAAAGCAATTTCAGAAGAAAATCTAAGGCGATTGTTTGCATACATAGACAGCATTCAGTTTGGGACTGTTACACTGATCATTCAAAACGGTGAAGTGGTTCAGATTGAGAAGATGGAAAAGTTCAAATTAAGATGA
- a CDS encoding DUF2292 domain-containing protein: MKGKKKDEYIEFLIKLLKEIENGSISIVKQDGVVLNIIAKES, translated from the coding sequence ATGAAGGGGAAAAAGAAGGATGAGTACATTGAATTCTTAATAAAACTTCTCAAAGAAATCGAAAACGGCTCAATTTCCATTGTGAAACAGGACGGCGTGGTTTTGAATATTATTGCTAAGGAATCGTAG
- a CDS encoding ABC transporter ATP-binding protein, whose translation MAERACEMRELIEIQNVFRTYVDDKENQVEALFDVNLSVREGEFISIIGPSGCGKTTLLRLLAGLDAPTSGALSINGHEIKSPDPERGYVFQQGSLFPWLTVEKNIASGLKARGVYQKQKQDISHYIQLIGLAGFEKSYPHQISGGMAQRVAIARALINRPAALLLDEPMGALDSFTRADLQEKLLELWKKNHTTMILVTHDVDEAIFLSDRIVIMTPRPGQISEILKIDLPRPRDRAGIDFAGIRSSILEKLHLASTRQPPEYEI comes from the coding sequence ATGGCAGAGAGGGCTTGTGAAATGAGAGAATTAATTGAAATTCAGAACGTTTTTCGCACATATGTTGACGATAAGGAGAATCAAGTAGAAGCACTGTTTGACGTAAATCTTTCCGTTAGGGAGGGAGAATTCATCAGCATTATCGGACCTTCAGGGTGTGGCAAAACCACTCTGCTGAGGCTTCTGGCCGGTCTTGATGCTCCCACTTCGGGAGCTCTCTCCATCAACGGACATGAGATCAAATCGCCTGACCCGGAGCGGGGGTATGTCTTCCAGCAGGGAAGCCTCTTTCCGTGGCTCACTGTGGAAAAAAACATCGCATCGGGCCTGAAAGCCAGAGGCGTTTATCAGAAACAAAAACAAGATATTTCCCATTATATACAATTGATCGGCTTAGCGGGATTTGAAAAGTCATATCCCCATCAGATCTCAGGAGGAATGGCACAGAGAGTAGCCATTGCAAGGGCGCTGATCAACAGGCCCGCAGCTTTACTGCTCGATGAGCCCATGGGAGCCCTGGATTCTTTCACCAGGGCAGATTTGCAGGAAAAACTTCTGGAGCTTTGGAAGAAGAACCATACAACAATGATTCTGGTAACCCATGACGTAGATGAAGCAATCTTTTTGAGCGACCGTATCGTCATTATGACACCCAGGCCTGGACAGATCAGCGAAATCCTCAAAATAGATCTGCCAAGACCCAGGGATCGAGCAGGGATCGACTTCGCAGGAATCAGAAGCAGTATTCTTGAAAAACTGCATCTTGCAAGTACCCGGCAGCCGCCGGAGTATGAGATATAA
- a CDS encoding ABC transporter permease, with protein MPQNSITARPNTLPADNRILPSHHISNARYLLSVLFTASGLLLAQLANWYFPQLAEVEIKTYEINLFEVVHFKLNIMGAYSIVLFGMIFIYLVIGIYSYFNSDRRIKYLQRAPFRFVSGIGLALWEILGTKTLLLPQPFFPGPSRILEALLMEGGFVFENTLYSLRLFTAGFVSGVVIGVVTGILIGWFPKVYYWVYPVLKITGVIPAVAWMPFALTLFPSPFLAATFLIVISAWFPVAFLTAQGIASTQKVYYEVAKTLGARTSFLVFRVAIPNAMPHIFTGISTANAYAFTTLVISEMMGQPGGLGYYINASRVWSAYYKVFAAIIIMAILFSLIMWGIGAIQRWALRWQRGLVK; from the coding sequence CTGCCTCAGAACAGCATAACGGCTAGACCAAACACCTTGCCCGCAGATAATAGGATTCTGCCCTCACATCATATTTCTAACGCACGTTATCTGCTCAGTGTACTTTTCACTGCCTCAGGATTGCTTCTTGCACAGCTGGCAAATTGGTATTTTCCTCAGCTTGCGGAAGTTGAAATCAAGACATATGAAATCAATTTGTTTGAGGTGGTCCATTTCAAGTTAAATATTATGGGTGCATACAGCATCGTACTGTTTGGCATGATCTTTATTTATCTCGTGATTGGGATATACTCGTATTTCAACTCGGATAGGCGCATCAAATACCTCCAGCGGGCACCGTTTCGTTTTGTAAGCGGGATTGGGCTGGCGCTCTGGGAGATTCTCGGTACAAAGACCCTGCTGCTGCCCCAGCCCTTTTTCCCGGGGCCCTCAAGAATACTGGAAGCACTTTTGATGGAAGGCGGATTTGTCTTTGAGAATACGTTGTACTCCTTAAGACTATTTACAGCGGGTTTTGTATCAGGCGTGGTGATTGGCGTGGTCACCGGTATTTTAATTGGCTGGTTTCCCAAGGTATATTACTGGGTCTATCCCGTATTAAAAATTACCGGGGTGATTCCTGCTGTGGCATGGATGCCCTTCGCCCTGACCTTGTTTCCTTCACCTTTTCTCGCCGCAACCTTCCTCATTGTCATATCGGCGTGGTTCCCGGTTGCGTTTTTAACCGCACAGGGCATTGCAAGCACGCAGAAGGTTTACTATGAAGTTGCAAAGACGCTGGGTGCACGAACCTCATTCCTCGTGTTTCGGGTTGCGATTCCCAATGCAATGCCTCACATATTTACGGGAATTTCCACAGCCAACGCCTATGCGTTTACCACGCTGGTCATTTCGGAAATGATGGGCCAGCCGGGTGGTCTGGGATATTACATCAATGCATCTAGAGTCTGGTCTGCATATTACAAGGTGTTTGCTGCGATTATCATCATGGCGATTCTGTTTTCTCTGATCATGTGGGGAATCGGAGCGATACAAAGGTGGGCGCTGCGATGGCAGAGAGGGCTTGTGAAATGA
- a CDS encoding ABC transporter substrate-binding protein — MNAKRVSNFFKAAVLVLSLTVALTACGTKANTGAGSSAPDAQEPQFKYGKIDIPGKDGALCGAPIYIAFEKGFFAEEGFDVNLISADTETRKIGLNNGNIPIVNGDFQFFPSIEEGVKVKVVDGLHDGCIKFVVAKDSPISGVDDLKGKKIAVDEIGGTPHQVASVWLEKAGISARQEDNEVTFLPYSDGNLELEAVRNGDADVAALWDPLGSIAEESGEFKLIFDLSTDPTFAGKYCCFLYASEKVLKDDPEKVAAILRAYNKAQAWIAANPEETVEIIGDKKYSAIDDKDLAVRLIKSYAYPSSEEQAAGTNVRGDVLYFVQELKSIGYLKTNDAEAFTDQIYYDVKSK, encoded by the coding sequence ATGAACGCGAAACGTGTCTCGAATTTTTTCAAGGCGGCAGTGCTTGTACTATCCCTGACTGTGGCTTTGACTGCTTGCGGTACAAAGGCGAATACAGGAGCTGGTTCTTCCGCTCCTGATGCACAAGAACCTCAATTCAAATACGGAAAGATTGATATCCCAGGCAAGGATGGTGCTCTTTGCGGTGCACCCATCTACATAGCCTTTGAGAAGGGCTTCTTTGCAGAAGAGGGCTTTGATGTCAACCTGATTTCTGCCGATACGGAAACCAGAAAAATCGGTTTGAACAACGGTAATATTCCTATTGTAAACGGAGATTTTCAATTCTTCCCATCGATTGAGGAAGGTGTCAAGGTGAAGGTGGTTGACGGTTTGCATGATGGTTGTATCAAGTTTGTCGTTGCCAAGGATTCACCAATTTCCGGAGTAGATGACCTGAAGGGCAAGAAAATCGCTGTTGATGAAATTGGCGGAACGCCTCATCAGGTTGCCAGTGTATGGCTCGAAAAAGCAGGCATATCTGCGCGCCAGGAGGACAATGAGGTTACCTTCCTGCCTTATTCCGATGGAAATCTGGAGCTTGAGGCAGTTCGAAACGGTGATGCAGATGTAGCTGCGTTGTGGGATCCTCTGGGTTCCATTGCAGAGGAATCGGGTGAATTTAAGTTGATCTTTGATCTTTCCACAGATCCCACCTTTGCAGGAAAATACTGCTGCTTCCTATACGCTTCGGAAAAAGTGCTGAAGGACGATCCTGAAAAAGTTGCCGCGATCCTTCGCGCATATAATAAGGCCCAGGCTTGGATTGCAGCAAACCCGGAAGAAACCGTTGAAATAATAGGGGATAAAAAATATTCGGCAATAGATGACAAAGACCTTGCTGTCAGACTGATCAAGAGCTATGCTTATCCGTCATCTGAGGAACAGGCTGCAGGGACCAATGTAAGAGGAGATGTTCTTTACTTTGTTCAGGAGCTTAAGAGCATTGGATATCTAAAAACCAACGATGCAGAGGCATTCACAGACCAGATCTATTATGACGTAAAATCAAAATAG
- a CDS encoding ABC transporter ATP-binding protein, with protein sequence MGMLLEVNQLTKEYKRGRGTFRAVDEVSFAMSEGEFVSIRGRSGSGKSTLVNLITGLLRPTGGSVFLDGQNVFELDDQKYSYLRNSRLGYVPQGQSALSNLTVMDNLRLPFFLNKRNGEPSERAAALLEQVGISHLVKAYPAQLSGGELKRVAIARALILSPELLIADEPTSDLDLQTTKEVLELLASVAQRGTAVLMVTHEAEASEYCGRTLFMESGKLV encoded by the coding sequence ATAGGGATGCTGCTTGAGGTAAATCAACTGACCAAAGAATATAAAAGAGGAAGGGGAACCTTTCGCGCTGTAGATGAAGTAAGCTTTGCCATGTCTGAAGGGGAATTTGTCTCTATCCGGGGGCGGTCTGGCAGTGGTAAGAGCACGCTGGTGAATCTCATTACAGGTCTGTTAAGACCCACAGGAGGTTCGGTTTTCCTGGATGGTCAAAATGTTTTTGAGCTGGACGATCAGAAGTATTCCTACCTAAGAAATTCGAGGCTGGGTTATGTTCCTCAGGGGCAGAGTGCTCTGTCAAATCTGACCGTAATGGATAATCTAAGGCTGCCATTTTTTTTAAATAAGAGAAACGGCGAGCCGTCTGAGCGGGCTGCTGCTCTTTTAGAGCAGGTAGGAATCTCCCATCTTGTAAAGGCGTATCCTGCTCAGCTTTCTGGAGGAGAGTTGAAACGAGTAGCCATTGCACGGGCGTTGATCCTATCGCCAGAACTTTTGATTGCCGATGAACCGACTTCTGATTTGGACCTTCAGACAACGAAAGAGGTACTGGAATTGCTTGCATCAGTGGCTCAAAGAGGAACCGCGGTGCTGATGGTAACCCATGAAGCGGAGGCTTCGGAATACTGCGGCAGAACCCTTTTTATGGAGTCTGGAAAACTAGTATAA
- a CDS encoding FtsX-like permease family protein has product MSQQKQSPNGNRKRLGILTIARCNLKKKAVRTSCLMGLVAVLSFTLFSGLILTTSLRGGLDSMRQRLGADFMVVPDGNQAKFEGALLRGEPGTFYFGKDTEKILSGIDGIVKTTPQFFITSLSTDCCSYQVQLIGYEPKTDFVIAPWISGQLQKDLEKGELVVGSKLDNKVGDTLKFFGCEYVVAGRLEETGMGFDTSVFMNFDTAQNVLDHAREKGINYRFNNGDSISAVMVKAEDGYDAPVINNTIVDRLREAGIKADVVASRTILTTAADHIKQFIVYVKVFSVMLWVLTAALLSVVFTFSVHERKKEIAVLRILGATKGKLMQLIFGEAALIGAGGSLIGLILAFLILFPFGNLISLKLNLPFVLPSPQWIALLSMLSFLLTGAAGPAASVFSAYRIVKNEIHATMREGE; this is encoded by the coding sequence ATGAGCCAGCAGAAGCAAAGCCCAAATGGAAACCGGAAGAGACTCGGAATTTTAACGATCGCCCGCTGCAATCTGAAAAAGAAAGCGGTTCGTACCTCTTGTCTTATGGGGCTGGTGGCAGTTTTATCCTTTACACTCTTTTCGGGCTTGATTCTCACCACAAGTCTCAGAGGGGGACTGGACAGTATGCGGCAGCGTCTGGGAGCGGATTTTATGGTGGTCCCCGACGGAAACCAGGCCAAGTTTGAAGGCGCTCTCTTAAGAGGGGAGCCGGGTACCTTCTATTTTGGAAAAGATACGGAAAAGATTCTTTCCGGAATCGATGGAATTGTCAAAACAACGCCACAGTTCTTCATCACGTCCCTTTCCACAGACTGTTGTTCCTATCAGGTGCAGCTTATTGGCTATGAACCGAAAACAGATTTTGTAATCGCTCCTTGGATTTCGGGCCAGCTGCAAAAGGACTTGGAGAAAGGGGAACTTGTGGTCGGCTCTAAACTGGATAACAAAGTGGGGGATACCCTGAAGTTTTTTGGTTGTGAGTATGTGGTTGCAGGGCGGCTGGAGGAAACCGGAATGGGATTTGACACCTCTGTATTCATGAATTTTGATACGGCACAGAACGTTCTGGATCATGCAAGGGAAAAAGGAATTAACTATCGATTCAACAATGGGGACTCTATTTCTGCCGTTATGGTCAAAGCAGAAGACGGCTACGATGCGCCGGTGATCAACAATACCATCGTGGACCGGCTGAGAGAAGCAGGGATCAAGGCGGATGTGGTGGCGTCTCGGACAATTTTGACTACAGCAGCAGATCATATCAAACAATTCATCGTTTATGTAAAGGTTTTCTCCGTGATGCTTTGGGTACTGACTGCGGCCCTTCTTTCCGTTGTATTTACCTTCTCTGTCCATGAGAGGAAAAAGGAGATCGCAGTGCTCAGAATATTAGGGGCAACCAAAGGAAAGCTGATGCAGCTCATTTTCGGGGAGGCTGCCCTCATCGGTGCCGGAGGTTCTCTGATTGGACTGATCCTGGCATTTCTTATTCTCTTTCCTTTCGGCAACTTGATTTCTCTGAAGTTGAATCTTCCGTTTGTGCTGCCATCCCCCCAATGGATTGCGCTTCTGTCCATGTTGAGTTTTCTGCTCACCGGCGCAGCCGGGCCTGCTGCCTCGGTATTTTCGGCGTACCGCATTGTGAAAAATGAGATACATGCAACTATGAGAGAGGGGGAATAG
- a CDS encoding DUF4418 family protein, translating to MKNRIITGLFFLVTGLLISLGPTYLFKVCEAMGDDFMKCHWTARAEIGIGLLIAVLGVISILVSSLPIRLGLHIGAGLTGILAASVPTVLIGVCAMPGMNCHAIAAPSILVISLLVIIVSVVNSIYLIRQNTKNTEEMDQKSNDVSSREEQ from the coding sequence ATGAAAAACAGAATCATCACAGGTCTTTTCTTTCTCGTAACAGGTCTTTTGATCTCATTAGGTCCAACATATCTTTTTAAGGTTTGCGAAGCCATGGGAGATGACTTCATGAAATGCCATTGGACTGCGCGTGCTGAAATCGGAATTGGTCTTCTCATTGCTGTATTGGGTGTCATTTCCATCTTAGTTTCTTCGTTACCTATCAGACTGGGACTTCATATCGGAGCGGGGTTGACTGGGATCTTGGCGGCGTCAGTCCCAACGGTTTTGATTGGGGTATGCGCCATGCCGGGCATGAATTGTCACGCGATTGCGGCCCCTTCTATTTTGGTCATCAGTCTCCTGGTAATAATCGTATCCGTCGTTAACAGTATTTACCTCATTCGTCAGAACACAAAAAACACCGAGGAAATGGATCAGAAAAGCAACGATGTATCAAGCCGGGAGGAACAATGA
- the sigG gene encoding RNA polymerase sporulation sigma factor SigG: protein MASKVEICGVNTSKLPVYKDVEMKKMIDQIKGGDNEVRDEFIRGNLRLVLSVIQRFSNRGENPDDLFQVGCIGLIKALDNFDTSHNVRFSTYAVPMIVGEIRRYLRDNNSIRVSRSLRDTAYKALQSKERLSRELQREPTIMEIAKDLDLPREEVVLALDSIQDPISLFEPVFHDEGDAIYVMDQVKDTKNTDEKWMENISLKEALKKLTSREKHILTMRFFEGKTQMEVADEIGISQAQVSRLEKNALKYMRKYV, encoded by the coding sequence ATGGCTAGCAAAGTAGAAATCTGCGGCGTAAATACATCGAAGCTGCCAGTGTACAAAGACGTCGAAATGAAAAAAATGATCGATCAAATTAAAGGGGGAGATAATGAGGTAAGAGACGAGTTTATCAGAGGAAATCTGCGTTTGGTTTTAAGCGTAATACAGCGTTTTAGCAATAGAGGAGAAAATCCGGATGATTTGTTTCAGGTCGGTTGTATCGGCCTAATCAAGGCACTGGATAATTTCGATACATCCCACAATGTTCGGTTTTCAACCTACGCGGTGCCGATGATCGTGGGAGAAATCAGAAGATATTTAAGAGATAATAACTCCATTCGGGTAAGCCGTTCCCTACGCGATACGGCTTATAAGGCACTGCAGTCCAAGGAAAGACTTTCTAGGGAATTGCAGAGGGAGCCCACCATTATGGAGATTGCAAAGGATCTTGATCTGCCTAGAGAAGAGGTGGTCCTCGCTCTCGATTCTATCCAAGATCCCATATCACTGTTTGAGCCCGTGTTCCATGACGAAGGAGATGCAATCTACGTGATGGATCAGGTTAAGGATACGAAAAATACCGACGAAAAATGGATGGAGAACATCTCGCTAAAGGAAGCATTAAAAAAGCTTACCAGCAGGGAAAAGCACATCCTGACCATGCGTTTCTTTGAAGGTAAGACCCAGATGGAGGTTGCCGACGAAATCGGCATCAGCCAGGCTCAGGTCAGCAGACTGGAAAAGAACGCGTTGAAGTATATGAGAAAGTATGTTTGA
- the sigE gene encoding RNA polymerase sporulation sigma factor SigE, with translation MLRTILEITIQNGRKLQLSAIKIRERIVLILKSHKPDEIFYIGGSDVLPPPLAPDEERILLEELALNNEDAKTILIERNLRLVVYIAKKFENAGVNVEDLISIGAIGLIKAVNTFNLDKNIKLATYASRCIENEILMYLRRSSRTKSEVSFDEPLNIDWDGNELLLSDILGTDNDIVYNHIEEEVNRNLLVYALKKLSNREKQIMEMRFGLISGREMTQKEVADKMGISQSYISRLEKKIIGRLRKEIKKLG, from the coding sequence ATGCTTAGAACAATATTGGAAATTACAATTCAAAACGGAAGAAAACTGCAGCTGTCGGCGATCAAAATCAGAGAGAGGATTGTTCTGATCTTAAAGAGTCACAAGCCGGATGAAATATTTTACATAGGGGGCAGCGACGTATTGCCTCCGCCTCTTGCTCCCGATGAGGAGCGGATCTTACTGGAAGAGCTGGCGCTCAACAATGAGGATGCCAAGACGATTCTAATTGAAAGAAATCTGCGCCTTGTGGTTTATATTGCCAAGAAATTTGAGAATGCAGGTGTCAACGTGGAGGATTTGATCTCCATTGGAGCAATCGGTCTGATCAAGGCGGTTAATACCTTCAATCTGGACAAAAATATTAAGCTCGCCACCTATGCTTCCCGTTGCATTGAGAATGAAATTCTGATGTATCTTCGCCGAAGCAGCAGAACAAAGAGTGAGGTTTCCTTTGACGAGCCGTTAAACATAGACTGGGATGGAAATGAACTTTTGCTTTCTGATATTCTTGGGACGGACAATGATATTGTCTATAACCATATCGAGGAAGAGGTCAACAGAAATCTGCTGGTCTATGCACTAAAGAAACTCTCCAACCGGGAAAAACAAATTATGGAGATGCGTTTTGGTCTGATCAGCGGCCGAGAAATGACACAGAAAGAGGTGGCTGATAAGATGGGCATTTCTCAATCCTATATTTCACGGCTTGAAAAAAAGATCATCGGCAGGCTGAGAAAAGAAATCAAAAAGTTGGGATAG